A region of Pongo pygmaeus isolate AG05252 chromosome 15, NHGRI_mPonPyg2-v2.0_pri, whole genome shotgun sequence DNA encodes the following proteins:
- the PSMB11 gene encoding proteasome subunit beta type-11, which yields MKRQLTHLPGRFWLWPSFSAASLLPHQTPATNSWLASSKLHSAPGMALQDVCKWQSPDTQGPSPHLPRAGGWAVPRGCDPQTFLQIHGPRLAHGTTTLAFRFRHGVIAAADTRSSCGSYVACPASCKVIPVHQHLLGTTSGTSADCATWYRVLQRELRLRELRDGQLPSVASAAKLLSAMMSRYRGLDLCVATALCGWDRSGPELFYVYSDGTRLQGDIFSVGSGSPYAYGVLDHGYRYDMSTQEAYALARCAVAHATYRDAYSGGSVDLFHVRESGWEHVSRSDACVLYMELQELLEPEPEEDASHAHPEPATAHRAAEDTELSVGPGEMIPGDSRMPAGTETV from the coding sequence ATGAAGCGTCAGCTCACACACCTTCCTGGCCGGTTCTGGCTGTGGCCCAGCTTCTCTGCAGCGTCCCTCCTACCCCACCAGACCCCAGCCACAAATTCCTGGCTTGCTTCTTCCAAACTTCATTCAGCCCCAGGGATGGCTCTGCAGGATGTGTGCAAGTGGCAGTCCCCTGACACCCAGGGACCATCACCTCACCTGCCTCGGGCTGGCGGCTGGGCTGTGCCCCGGGGCTGTGACCCTCAAACCTTCCTGCAGATCCATGGCCCCAGACTGGCCCATGGCACTACAACCCTGGCCTTCCGCTTCCGTCATGGAGTCATTGCTGCAGCTGACACGCGTTCCTCCTGTGGCAGCTATGTGGCATGTCCAGCCTCATGCAAGGTCATCCCTGTGCACCAGCACCTCCTGGGTACCACCTCTGGCACCTCCGCCGACTGTGCTACCTGGTATCGGGTATTACAGCGGGAGCTGCGGCTTCGGGAACTGAGGGACGGTCAGCTGCCCAGTGTGGCCAGTGCTGCCAAGCTCTTGTCAGCCATGATGTCTCGATACCGGGGACTGGATCTCTGTGTGGCCACTGCCCTGTGCGGCTGGGACCGCTCTGGCCCTGAGCTCTTCTACGTCTATAGCGACGGCACCCGCCTGCAGGGGGACATCTTCTCTGTGGGCTCTGGATCTCCCTATGCCTACGGTGTGCTAGACCATGGCTATCGCTACGACATGAGCACCCAGGAAGCCTACGCCCTGGCTCGCTGCGCCGTGGCCCACGCCACCTACCGTGATGCCTATTCAGGGGGCTCTGTAGACCTTTTCCACGTGCGGGAGAGTGGATGGGAGCATGTGTCACGCAGTGATGCCTGTGTGCTGTACATGGAGTTACAGGAGCTCCTGGAGCCAGAGCCAGAGGAGGATGCCAGCCATGCCCATCCTGAGCCTGCCACTGCCCACAGAGCTGCAGAAGATACAGAGCTCTCTGTGGGGCCAGGGGAGATGATACCAGGAGACTCCAGGATGCCAGCAGGGACTGAGACGGTGTGA